A genomic segment from Bacillus cereus G9842 encodes:
- the lspA gene encoding lipoprotein signal peptidase LspA, translating into MIYYVIALFVIAIDQISKWLIVKNMELGTSIPIIDNVLYITSHRNRGAAWGILENKMWFFYIITVVFVVFIVFYMKKYAKTDKLLGISLGLILGGAIGNFIDRVFRQEVVDFIHVYIFSYNYPVFNIADSALCIGVVLIIIQTLLEGKKAKE; encoded by the coding sequence ATGATATATTATGTAATAGCGTTATTTGTCATTGCTATCGATCAAATATCGAAGTGGTTAATTGTAAAGAACATGGAATTGGGTACGAGTATTCCGATTATCGACAATGTATTATACATAACATCACATCGAAATAGAGGCGCTGCCTGGGGTATTTTAGAAAATAAAATGTGGTTCTTCTACATTATTACAGTTGTTTTTGTAGTGTTTATCGTATTTTATATGAAAAAGTATGCGAAAACAGATAAGCTTCTAGGTATTTCGTTAGGCCTAATTTTAGGCGGGGCAATTGGTAACTTTATTGATCGTGTATTTAGACAAGAAGTAGTGGATTTCATTCACGTGTATATTTTCTCGTACAACTATCCAGTATTCAATATAGCTGATTCAGCGTTATGTATTGGTGTTGTATTAATTATTATTCAAACATTATTAGAAGGCAAGAAAGCGAAGGAGTAA
- a CDS encoding molecular chaperone DnaK codes for MNEIYMEIKEELQLMRKELQERLAKEVMHKYDVEFSQELGYEIKEEIKKKLLLHDIKEDLKDVERALFKMEIDMYGICEETGRLISTKQMKTMPTARTIHEFFYEKVNV; via the coding sequence GTGAATGAAATCTACATGGAAATAAAAGAAGAATTGCAATTGATGAGAAAAGAGTTGCAAGAGAGACTAGCTAAAGAAGTAATGCACAAATATGATGTCGAGTTCAGCCAAGAGCTTGGATATGAAATTAAGGAAGAGATAAAGAAAAAATTGCTATTACATGATATAAAAGAGGATTTAAAGGATGTAGAACGTGCATTATTTAAAATGGAAATAGACATGTACGGTATTTGTGAAGAGACCGGGAGATTAATTTCGACAAAGCAAATGAAAACAATGCCGACTGCCCGAACAATTCATGAATTTTTCTATGAAAAGGTAAATGTATGA